One Leisingera sp. M658 genomic window carries:
- a CDS encoding Ig-like domain-containing protein, whose product MSRKIVVGTNNNDRLLLGEENYDISALNGNNSILVGDGDNRIAAGDGNNQVAIGDGDNDVELGGGKNRVTAGDGANSVSTGEGHDTIVLGDGENFIRVGAGNNRIALGSGDNFVEAGEGNDKIQVGEGFNVIRAGGGRNNITATGDTDIHTGDQDDKIKLGEGHHLVSAGGGKNTIQTGDATVDIKTGDGDDKISVGDGTGTISAGNGKNKISTGEGSFRISTGTGSDQIRAGDGDATISAGDGDDRIYTGDGSFTITAEAGRNQVQTGDGQFNITLGSGSDKVQIGQGEGQIHAGDGDNRVSAGDGSYVVLTGSGRDQITLGDGDYHVTSSGGNNRIKGGYGYNTITTGGGADDIRLGEGDAVINAGDGNNKISVQGGFADITAGDGNDAISVGDGSSIIAAGAGKNRITAGDGDLTLTALGGDDYIRMGDGRSEISAGDGNNRVTVGDGQHQVTAGDGNNRIGSGDGYMSVTVGDGNNQIKLGEGETRITAGDGNNKISLDEGVGYVQVGNGNNIISARDGEYLIQTGNGNNNVRLNEGVGADSRITTGSGADKISVGDGDNWIDSGGGNDSIRTGDGNAQVLAGAGNDTVRTGAGEDWVIGGAGDDRLDGGAGTDWAAFRGSVRDYRIEALSRSTIQVTSASGEVADIGTDQLRNFEYLYFEGDGFTLDLSDLSVLDTLYSVDLQDDSVSADIEGPLEISLADLLENDASLGTGDADFYIAGTSAEGLSIQFDGSTITYNDADALQHLAEGEVFTDKFTYEVVDEEGNHDTATVTVTVTGENDGPEAEDDRLDGGPTGHDAYEGGDEISLLGNGHNYMAMGGKTVALKGGGYAAAWSTQDDGDGFGVSVRVFDENGNEVRSQFLAHVVTEHYQGLISLVELKGGGFAVTWRTAVDGPDGLEVQNRMRIFNEDGSARTGEIELLEADAFLDKSLQHSVGLSNGNILVTLAGKTNDSGGYDLSGVIYSPQGQLVKGPTLLVEDIVWYDTLGKHDVAADDNGGFVVTWNVRENTSSHSKTTLYASVFDENGEAAVSEMVVGSHTTKPNGNVTMNTPSVAVNDDGSFVVTWYKGSEGLGTEASVHAQVFSADGRELSDEIKIDGQVITVSPHRIASGDVTWLEGDQFVATWSNVDSSRVGIYAQIFNADGTEATDRFLVNQQEHFGQHGSQVTLLSDGRFIVSWFSNASSGFKIQARIFEGTGEEVELPFTSEDSAAVIETSDLLWNDEDPEGDEFLFTLDSAVSESGASLSYDSDTGLITYDPTAAADIQALKQGDILEDTFTYTISDGSGGFDQATVTVVVGGLDEVFG is encoded by the coding sequence ATGAGTCGCAAAATAGTCGTCGGAACAAACAACAACGATCGTTTGCTGCTTGGGGAGGAGAACTATGATATTTCTGCGCTCAACGGCAATAATTCCATTCTGGTTGGCGACGGGGATAACCGGATCGCAGCTGGTGACGGCAACAACCAAGTCGCGATCGGCGACGGCGATAACGACGTTGAGCTAGGGGGCGGCAAGAACCGGGTTACAGCAGGCGACGGCGCGAATTCGGTTTCCACAGGCGAAGGCCATGACACGATTGTGCTCGGCGATGGCGAGAATTTCATCAGAGTCGGCGCTGGCAACAACCGAATAGCCCTCGGGAGCGGCGACAATTTTGTTGAAGCAGGAGAAGGCAACGACAAGATTCAGGTCGGAGAGGGCTTCAATGTGATCCGCGCAGGCGGCGGCCGAAACAACATTACGGCCACTGGCGACACTGACATTCATACAGGCGATCAAGACGACAAGATTAAATTGGGCGAGGGTCACCACTTAGTCTCAGCCGGTGGCGGGAAAAACACAATCCAAACCGGCGACGCCACGGTGGATATCAAAACCGGGGATGGCGACGACAAAATTTCAGTCGGTGACGGAACCGGTACGATCTCAGCCGGGAACGGCAAAAACAAAATTTCGACCGGGGAAGGTTCTTTTCGAATTTCAACCGGTACGGGCAGTGATCAGATAAGGGCCGGCGATGGCGACGCTACGATTTCCGCGGGGGATGGCGACGACAGAATCTATACGGGCGATGGCAGTTTCACCATTACTGCTGAAGCGGGACGCAACCAGGTCCAGACCGGGGACGGCCAATTTAACATTACGTTAGGTAGCGGTTCCGACAAGGTTCAAATCGGTCAAGGTGAAGGGCAGATTCACGCAGGTGACGGTGACAACAGGGTGTCGGCCGGAGATGGCAGCTATGTGGTTCTAACCGGCAGCGGCAGAGACCAGATTACCTTGGGAGATGGGGATTACCACGTTACGTCGTCCGGCGGAAACAACCGGATCAAAGGCGGCTATGGGTATAACACGATTACCACAGGCGGCGGCGCAGACGACATACGGCTTGGAGAAGGTGACGCGGTCATCAATGCCGGAGACGGGAACAACAAGATTTCTGTCCAAGGCGGGTTTGCAGATATCACAGCAGGGGATGGCAACGATGCAATCTCTGTAGGCGATGGCTCCAGCATCATTGCTGCCGGCGCTGGCAAGAACCGCATTACTGCCGGAGACGGGGATTTGACCCTGACTGCCCTGGGCGGGGACGATTATATTCGCATGGGCGACGGGCGCAGCGAGATCTCTGCCGGAGATGGCAACAACCGGGTGACAGTTGGTGATGGGCAGCATCAGGTCACGGCGGGCGACGGTAACAACCGCATCGGCTCCGGTGACGGGTATATGTCCGTCACAGTGGGAGATGGCAACAACCAGATCAAATTGGGGGAAGGGGAAACCAGGATCACCGCCGGGGATGGCAACAACAAAATTTCCTTGGACGAAGGTGTCGGCTATGTCCAAGTGGGCAATGGCAACAACATTATCTCGGCAAGAGATGGCGAGTACTTGATCCAGACCGGCAATGGAAACAACAACGTTCGCCTGAACGAAGGTGTAGGCGCCGATAGCCGCATCACAACCGGTTCCGGCGCCGACAAAATATCAGTTGGGGATGGAGATAACTGGATCGATAGCGGCGGCGGCAACGACAGCATCCGTACCGGGGACGGCAATGCCCAGGTGCTGGCTGGCGCCGGCAACGATACAGTGCGAACCGGTGCTGGCGAAGACTGGGTGATTGGCGGCGCAGGCGATGACCGGCTGGACGGCGGCGCGGGCACCGATTGGGCTGCCTTCCGCGGCTCGGTCCGCGATTACCGCATCGAAGCGCTCAGCCGGTCCACGATCCAGGTGACATCCGCATCAGGTGAAGTGGCTGACATTGGCACCGACCAGCTTCGCAACTTTGAATACCTGTATTTCGAAGGGGACGGCTTCACCTTGGATCTCAGCGACCTGAGCGTCCTGGATACGCTTTACTCGGTGGACCTTCAGGACGACTCTGTCAGTGCCGACATCGAGGGGCCACTGGAAATTTCCCTGGCGGATCTGCTGGAGAATGATGCGTCTCTCGGCACAGGTGACGCGGATTTCTACATTGCGGGCACCAGCGCAGAAGGGCTTTCAATACAGTTTGACGGATCCACGATCACATACAACGATGCAGACGCCTTGCAGCATCTGGCCGAAGGGGAGGTCTTCACTGATAAATTCACCTATGAAGTGGTGGATGAAGAAGGCAATCATGACACCGCAACCGTTACGGTCACGGTGACGGGCGAAAACGATGGGCCAGAGGCGGAAGATGACCGTCTGGATGGCGGCCCGACCGGGCATGATGCCTATGAGGGCGGGGACGAGATTTCGCTGCTGGGAAATGGCCACAATTACATGGCCATGGGCGGTAAGACCGTTGCTCTCAAAGGCGGAGGGTATGCTGCCGCTTGGAGTACCCAAGATGATGGTGACGGCTTTGGGGTTTCTGTCCGGGTCTTTGATGAAAACGGCAACGAAGTAAGATCCCAGTTTCTTGCCCATGTCGTGACCGAACACTACCAAGGCCTGATTAGCCTGGTTGAATTGAAAGGCGGAGGGTTCGCGGTGACTTGGAGGACCGCTGTCGACGGTCCGGATGGCCTTGAGGTGCAAAACCGCATGCGCATCTTCAACGAAGATGGCTCAGCCCGCACAGGTGAAATCGAACTGCTTGAAGCGGATGCCTTTTTGGACAAGTCACTCCAGCATTCCGTCGGGCTGAGCAACGGCAATATCCTTGTGACCCTGGCGGGAAAGACCAATGATAGTGGCGGCTATGATCTAAGCGGGGTGATCTACTCGCCTCAAGGCCAACTGGTCAAAGGGCCCACTCTTTTGGTTGAAGACATCGTCTGGTACGACACCCTAGGTAAGCACGATGTCGCTGCTGATGACAATGGCGGTTTTGTCGTCACCTGGAACGTAAGAGAAAACACGTCATCTCATTCCAAGACCACACTCTATGCCAGCGTTTTTGATGAAAACGGAGAGGCGGCAGTATCTGAAATGGTGGTGGGGTCTCATACGACAAAACCCAATGGCAATGTCACCATGAACACGCCGTCCGTAGCAGTGAATGATGACGGATCCTTTGTCGTGACTTGGTATAAGGGAAGCGAAGGGTTAGGAACGGAGGCCAGCGTCCATGCGCAGGTTTTCAGCGCTGACGGCCGGGAATTGTCTGATGAAATCAAAATCGACGGGCAAGTCATCACCGTAAGTCCGCACCGGATTGCCAGTGGCGATGTAACCTGGCTGGAAGGCGATCAGTTCGTAGCGACCTGGTCGAACGTGGATAGCTCCAGGGTCGGCATCTATGCCCAGATTTTCAATGCCGACGGGACCGAAGCGACAGACCGCTTTCTGGTCAACCAGCAAGAGCACTTCGGCCAGCACGGGAGCCAGGTTACCCTGCTCAGCGACGGCAGGTTTATCGTCAGCTGGTTCAGCAACGCGAGCAGCGGCTTTAAGATTCAGGCCCGGATTTTTGAAGGCACCGGTGAAGAAGTGGAACTCCCCTTTACCAGCGAAGACAGTGCTGCGGTCATCGAAACGTCCGATTTACTGTGGAACGATGAAGATCCAGAGGGAGATGAGTTTCTCTTTACCCTGGACAGTGCTGTCAGCGAAAGCGGTGCCAGCCTGTCCTATGATTCAGACACGGGCCTGATCACCTATGACCCGACTGCTGCTGCTGATATCCAGGCATTGAAACAGGGGGATATTCTCGAGGACACTTTCACCTACACAATCTCTGACGGATCGGGAGGTTTTGATCAGGCCACTGTCACGGTGGTTGTCGGCGGGCTGGACGAAGTTTTCGGTTAA
- a CDS encoding 3-hydroxyacyl-CoA dehydrogenase family protein, producing MPLSISAFFTHSFSLCAEQPIFAETGMIACQRELCWPFAIGHGPMAPSMAHLSSTRRTARSRTSGEYLLVVLLIVASSYSGVEASGKPGAVQSASETLVALGWVDAGDDSRLSFTDDPADAVSGADIIQESVPERLEIKHDLYRWIEPCLKDSAIIGSSTSGLKLSEMQAGFADPGRFILAHPFNPPHLIPLVELMDNDKTDPGVLQAAIWRETIHLAMEGVASVEDIDKAVAYGPGLRWAAMGPNAMLHLGGGEGGIRAFCKHLGGPFQSWWDDLGTPRITPDAVDTLETGVNAALENTSLAKLAQKRDALVLKYLLTARKT from the coding sequence TTGCCTCTGTCGATTTCCGCCTTCTTCACCCACTCATTCAGCCTGTGCGCCGAACAGCCGATCTTCGCAGAGACCGGCATGATTGCCTGCCAGCGGGAACTGTGCTGGCCGTTTGCCATTGGGCACGGACCAATGGCGCCTTCAATGGCTCACTTGTCCAGCACCAGGCGCACCGCACGCTCGCGGACCTCAGGAGAATACTTGTTGGTTGTCTTGCTCATTGTGGCTTCATCCTACTCAGGAGTTGAAGCCTCCGGCAAACCCGGTGCGGTTCAGAGTGCATCTGAAACCCTCGTAGCTCTTGGTTGGGTGGATGCAGGTGACGATTCGAGACTCAGTTTCACGGATGATCCCGCTGATGCCGTATCAGGTGCCGATATTATCCAGGAAAGTGTGCCGGAGCGGTTGGAGATCAAACACGATCTCTACAGATGGATCGAACCCTGCCTGAAGGATAGCGCAATTATCGGCAGTTCGACCTCTGGCTTGAAGCTATCGGAAATGCAGGCGGGGTTTGCAGATCCGGGCCGGTTCATTCTGGCGCATCCATTTAATCCTCCTCACTTGATCCCTCTGGTCGAGCTGATGGACAACGACAAAACGGATCCAGGCGTGCTTCAGGCCGCCATCTGGCGAGAGACCATTCATCTTGCTATGGAAGGCGTTGCCAGCGTTGAGGATATCGACAAGGCTGTCGCTTATGGCCCCGGTTTGCGGTGGGCGGCTATGGGGCCGAATGCTATGCTGCATCTGGGCGGCGGTGAAGGAGGCATTCGGGCTTTCTGCAAGCACCTTGGCGGCCCGTTCCAAAGCTGGTGGGATGATCTTGGCACACCGCGTATAACGCCGGATGCCGTGGATACTCTTGAAACGGGGGTAAACGCCGCGCTCGAAAACACGTCCCTGGCGAAACTCGCTCAAAAGCGTGATGCCTTGGTGCTGAAGTACCTTCTGACTGCAAGGAAAACTTAG
- a CDS encoding IS5 family transposase (programmed frameshift), producing MEIRLPRDLMSDEEWSLFEHFILAARAPNGRKPTNHRLVLDGIFWIARIGSPWRDLPEESGKWSSVYRQFRRWTLAGLWEDILEALNQSGAVPDALQMLPLGGTAACRAVDSTVIRAHHPLPGRALRRQCPEREAAGAKGGPPRQGFGRSRGGFTTKIHLRVNAHGLPMRTGITPGQTSDYPGFDLVIADNLPEPRGLLADRGYDADRIRKAMSQRGILTQIPMRKTRKMRVGVDRGLNRLRNMVERCFNKLKNARRVATRYDKTAESYLGFVDITSIRIWFRHLST from the exons ATGGAGATCCGCTTGCCCCGAGACCTGATGAGCGACGAGGAATGGTCGCTGTTTGAACACTTCATTCTTGCTGCCCGCGCTCCAAATGGGCGCAAACCGACCAATCATCGCCTTGTTTTAGATGGGATATTCTGGATCGCACGCATCGGATCGCCCTGGCGGGACTTGCCCGAAGAGTCCGGCAAATGGTCCAGCGTTTACCGGCAATTCCGGCGTTGGACACTGGCGGGTCTTTGGGAGGATATTCTTGAGGCATTGAACCAAAGCGGAGCTGTCCCAGACGCACTGCAAATGCTCCCTCTCGGCGGCACAGCCGCCTGCCGGGCAGTGGACAGCACTGTTATTCGGGCCCACCATCCACTGCCCGGCAGGGCATTACGCCGGCAATGTCCCGAGAGGGAGGCGGCGGGCGCAAAAGGGGGAC CTCCGAGACAAGGTTTTGGCCGTTCAAGAGGCGGGTTCACGACCAAGATCCACCTCCGCGTCAACGCCCATGGGCTACCAATGAGAACAGGCATCACACCGGGGCAAACATCGGACTATCCGGGTTTTGATCTTGTGATAGCGGACAACCTCCCCGAACCTCGGGGGCTGCTCGCTGACCGGGGCTATGACGCTGATCGCATTCGCAAAGCCATGAGCCAGCGCGGTATTCTCACCCAAATCCCAATGCGCAAGACACGGAAGATGCGGGTCGGCGTGGATCGTGGGCTAAATAGGCTGAGAAACATGGTTGAACGGTGCTTCAACAAACTCAAAAATGCCCGCCGCGTCGCCACGCGATACGACAAAACCGCTGAAAGCTACCTCGGCTTCGTTGATATCACATCTATCCGCATTTGGTTCCGCCATTTGTCAACATGA
- a CDS encoding transposase, translating to MNVFIGLDVSLANTAICVVTEHGKIVVEATEASEPEALVRFVQNLQYGISRIGLEAGPLSQWLHIGLADAGIAAVLMETRQVKGALKAMPIKTGRRDAEGIARLLQMGWFRAVHCKSVSSQEMRALLSSRKELKHGIINLELSVRGLLRNFGLKIGTVSKGNYEARVRELAEGNVMLETAVEPILSARVVLREQLARQEKRIRDLAKDDNVCRLGRVDKMDSHWRSAVIQAGICYGDPLAPRPDERRGMVAV from the coding sequence ATGAATGTATTTATCGGATTGGATGTCTCACTGGCGAATACCGCAATTTGCGTCGTCACCGAACATGGGAAGATTGTAGTTGAAGCAACAGAAGCCAGCGAGCCGGAGGCTCTTGTGCGTTTTGTCCAAAATTTGCAGTACGGCATATCAAGAATTGGCCTCGAAGCCGGGCCGTTGTCCCAGTGGCTGCATATAGGTTTAGCCGATGCTGGTATCGCGGCTGTCCTGATGGAAACCCGTCAGGTCAAAGGCGCATTGAAGGCGATGCCGATCAAGACCGGCCGGAGGGATGCGGAAGGGATTGCACGGTTGTTGCAAATGGGCTGGTTTCGAGCTGTTCATTGCAAGTCGGTTTCTTCCCAGGAAATGCGGGCTTTGCTGAGTTCGCGCAAGGAACTCAAACACGGGATTATTAATCTTGAACTGTCCGTTCGTGGGTTGCTTCGCAACTTTGGCCTCAAGATCGGCACTGTCAGCAAGGGTAATTACGAAGCCCGTGTACGCGAGCTTGCCGAAGGCAATGTCATGCTGGAAACAGCGGTAGAGCCAATCCTGTCGGCCAGAGTTGTTTTGCGCGAGCAACTGGCGCGGCAGGAGAAGCGCATTCGTGATCTGGCCAAGGATGACAATGTTTGCAGACTAGGGCGTGTTGACAAAATGGATTCACACTGGCGCTCTGCCGTGATTCAAGCTGGTATCTGCTATGGAGATCCGCTTGCCCCGAGACCTGATGAGCGACGAGGAATGGTCGCTGTTTGA
- the queC gene encoding 7-cyano-7-deazaguanine synthase QueC — translation MKTIVICSGGLDSVSLAHMVADEHQLTRLVSFDYGQRHKKELDYAAAAAERLGVPHDIIDMRGIGAALSGSALTDDIDVPDGHYEEESMKVTVVPNRNAIMLTIAYGIAAANGDEAVATAVHGGDHFIYPDCRPAFTEAFDAMQRAALDGYADVRLYTPFVHRSKADIVTAGAKHNTPFADTWSCYKGGDKHCGRCGTCVERREAFHLADIADPTDYADPDFWQQAIAAKDGA, via the coding sequence ATGAAGACTATCGTTATCTGCTCGGGCGGGCTGGATTCCGTTTCGCTTGCCCATATGGTTGCTGATGAACATCAGCTGACCCGTCTTGTCTCCTTTGATTACGGCCAGCGCCACAAGAAGGAGCTCGACTATGCCGCCGCTGCCGCTGAGCGGCTTGGCGTGCCACATGACATCATCGACATGCGCGGTATCGGCGCAGCCCTTTCCGGCTCTGCCCTAACGGATGATATCGATGTGCCGGACGGCCATTACGAAGAAGAATCCATGAAGGTTACCGTGGTGCCGAACCGCAACGCCATCATGCTGACCATCGCCTATGGCATCGCTGCCGCCAATGGCGATGAGGCCGTGGCCACGGCAGTGCATGGCGGCGATCACTTCATCTATCCGGACTGCCGCCCGGCTTTCACCGAGGCCTTTGATGCGATGCAGCGCGCCGCTTTAGATGGCTATGCCGACGTGCGGCTCTACACGCCGTTTGTGCACCGCTCCAAGGCCGACATTGTCACCGCCGGTGCCAAGCACAATACCCCCTTTGCCGATACCTGGTCCTGCTACAAGGGCGGCGACAAGCACTGCGGGCGCTGCGGCACCTGCGTGGAGCGGCGCGAGGCATTTCATCTGGCGGACATCGCAGATCCGACGGACTACGCCGACCCCGATTTCTGGCAGCAGGCGATTGCCGCCAAGGACGGCGCCTGA
- the queD gene encoding 6-carboxytetrahydropterin synthase QueD: MFRITKEFHFSASHQLTHLPSGHQCARLHGHNYVVVVELAAKELNADGFVRDYHELKPLKEYIDGTFDHRHLNDVLEGHSTAENMAKHFYDWCHARWPEVAAVKVSETPKTWAEYRPEYRP; encoded by the coding sequence ATGTTCCGGATCACCAAGGAGTTCCATTTCTCCGCCTCGCATCAGCTGACACATCTGCCGTCCGGCCATCAATGCGCCCGGCTGCATGGGCACAACTACGTGGTGGTGGTGGAACTTGCAGCCAAGGAGCTGAACGCGGATGGCTTTGTGCGCGACTATCATGAGCTGAAGCCGCTGAAAGAATACATCGACGGAACCTTTGACCACCGGCACTTGAACGATGTGCTGGAAGGCCATTCAACGGCTGAAAACATGGCCAAGCATTTCTATGACTGGTGCCATGCGCGCTGGCCGGAGGTTGCTGCCGTGAAGGTTTCCGAAACACCCAAAACCTGGGCGGAATACAGGCCGGAGTACCGGCCATGA
- the queE gene encoding 7-carboxy-7-deazaguanine synthase QueE, which yields MTLRIAEIFGPTIQGEGALIGEPTVFVRAGGCDYRCSWCDSMHAVDSANRHDWAVMAPEEVMGEVRRLSGGKPLTVSISGGNPAIQDFAPVIAYGKTEGYRFACETQGSVSKPWFGDLDTLVLSPKPPSSGERVDWKAFDLCLEAAKGCGQAVMKIVIFDDKDYAWAKAAAERHPELPLYLQPGNPEVDPALPVDLNQATDRLLWLIEKVTGDGWFTPRVLPQLHVLVWGNKRGV from the coding sequence ATGACCCTGCGCATCGCGGAAATTTTCGGCCCCACGATCCAGGGCGAAGGCGCATTGATTGGGGAGCCTACGGTGTTTGTCCGTGCCGGCGGCTGTGATTACCGCTGTTCCTGGTGCGACAGCATGCATGCGGTGGACAGCGCCAACCGCCACGACTGGGCGGTGATGGCGCCAGAGGAAGTCATGGGCGAGGTGCGCCGCCTGTCCGGCGGCAAGCCATTGACGGTGTCGATCTCGGGCGGCAATCCGGCGATCCAGGACTTCGCCCCGGTGATCGCCTACGGCAAGACCGAGGGCTACCGCTTTGCCTGCGAGACCCAAGGCTCTGTCAGCAAGCCGTGGTTTGGTGATCTTGACACTTTGGTGCTCAGCCCCAAGCCGCCGTCCAGCGGTGAAAGGGTGGATTGGAAAGCCTTCGACCTATGTCTTGAAGCCGCCAAGGGCTGCGGCCAGGCAGTAATGAAGATCGTGATCTTTGATGACAAGGATTACGCCTGGGCCAAGGCCGCCGCGGAGCGCCATCCCGAACTGCCATTGTATCTGCAGCCCGGCAATCCGGAAGTTGACCCGGCCCTGCCGGTCGATCTGAACCAAGCCACCGACCGGCTGTTGTGGCTGATTGAAAAAGTAACCGGCGACGGCTGGTTCACCCCCCGCGTCCTGCCCCAGCTGCATGTGCTGGTCTGGGGCAACAAACGCGGCGTCTGA
- the queF gene encoding preQ(1) synthase, whose amino-acid sequence MSDSIYSNLKQLGGDTVVPASPEQAELERVQNPQADTAYNVRFTAPEFTSLCPMTGQPDFAHLVIDYVPGEWLVESKSLKLFLTSFRNHGAFHEDCTVSIARRLADFLQPQWLRIGGYWYPRGGIPIDVFWQTGPMPEGVWIPDQGVPPYRGRG is encoded by the coding sequence ATGTCTGACAGCATCTACAGCAATCTGAAACAGCTGGGCGGCGATACCGTGGTGCCGGCCAGCCCGGAACAGGCGGAACTGGAGCGGGTGCAGAACCCGCAGGCCGACACGGCCTATAACGTGCGCTTCACCGCGCCCGAGTTCACCTCGCTCTGCCCGATGACCGGCCAGCCGGATTTTGCCCATCTGGTGATCGACTACGTACCCGGTGAGTGGCTGGTGGAAAGCAAATCGCTAAAGCTTTTCCTGACCTCCTTCCGCAATCACGGCGCCTTTCACGAGGATTGCACGGTCTCCATCGCCCGCCGGCTGGCGGACTTCCTGCAGCCGCAATGGCTGCGCATCGGCGGCTACTGGTATCCGCGCGGCGGCATTCCGATTGATGTGTTCTGGCAAACCGGCCCGATGCCTGAGGGCGTCTGGATCCCCGACCAAGGCGTGCCCCCCTACCGCGGCCGCGGTTGA
- a CDS encoding helix-turn-helix transcriptional regulator — protein MKDLTHMALIHKKISALLTDMNLSNRQAALKCGIPYGTFNSALKNEREIGWSMLDALARGLGVSFHYFSSDTAGLELLPDRRAEEAGRKAFEILNAQLQSAARSRQYRGCDVSLQDFLDWWFANSGRLEGFDQLQHQVDLFSPPDAEKNRIQPIKSGPASLASICFEVASSEQLRNTLNGFSDRLNSDLVLAHSEAISRGEPVITHPSIDVNLLNGRRFTRQYRRVLAPVYLPDGKLMVANFSQDIKFG, from the coding sequence ATGAAAGATCTTACGCATATGGCGCTTATTCACAAAAAGATCTCCGCGCTTTTGACGGATATGAACCTGTCCAACCGGCAGGCGGCGCTGAAATGCGGGATCCCCTATGGCACTTTCAACAGCGCGCTGAAGAACGAGCGTGAGATCGGCTGGAGCATGCTGGATGCGCTGGCGCGCGGGCTGGGGGTGTCGTTTCACTATTTCTCGTCGGACACTGCTGGTCTCGAGCTGCTGCCGGACCGCCGGGCGGAGGAGGCTGGACGCAAGGCATTTGAAATTCTCAATGCTCAGTTGCAATCGGCTGCCCGCTCCCGCCAGTACCGCGGCTGCGACGTGTCGCTGCAGGACTTCCTGGACTGGTGGTTTGCCAACAGCGGCCGCCTGGAAGGCTTTGACCAGCTGCAGCATCAGGTGGACTTGTTCAGCCCGCCGGATGCGGAGAAGAACCGCATTCAGCCGATCAAGTCAGGTCCGGCCAGCCTGGCCTCGATTTGCTTTGAGGTGGCAAGCAGCGAGCAGCTGCGGAACACCCTGAACGGGTTCAGCGACAGGCTCAATTCTGACCTTGTACTGGCGCACAGCGAGGCGATCAGCCGCGGCGAGCCGGTGATCACCCATCCGTCGATCGACGTGAACCTGCTGAACGGGCGCCGCTTTACCCGGCAGTACCGGCGGGTTCTGGCCCCGGTATATTTGCCGGACGGCAAGCTGATGGTGGCCAATTTCTCACAGGACATCAAATTTGGCTAA
- a CDS encoding GPW/gp25 family protein, producing the protein MPWMTQQPAENHSWRPLETGEGVRVVAPTRDLAKAVLPGAIPTRSIPRHGAPGTFRLSSEGDVHQAQSILDILPTSKSTLAMLRDYGSHLPAVIDQPLNGGTLVDAFQPAAEALPLWESRISLGRVQVPDARPGYAELELIVSGAWRAPDFQLDGWKFQGRSSPADWQGDLQRWLRGWPGGRRRVRRR; encoded by the coding sequence ATGCCCTGGATGACCCAGCAGCCCGCAGAAAACCATTCCTGGCGGCCGCTGGAAACAGGCGAAGGGGTCAGGGTTGTCGCACCAACCCGAGATCTTGCCAAGGCCGTCCTTCCGGGCGCCATCCCGACCCGCTCCATCCCGCGGCACGGCGCGCCCGGCACCTTCCGGCTGAGTTCCGAGGGCGATGTGCATCAGGCGCAGTCGATCCTTGACATTCTGCCGACCTCCAAAAGCACGCTGGCCATGCTGCGTGACTACGGGTCCCATTTGCCTGCTGTGATCGACCAGCCGTTGAACGGCGGAACTCTGGTTGATGCCTTTCAGCCGGCGGCCGAGGCGCTGCCCCTTTGGGAATCGCGCATCAGCCTGGGCCGGGTGCAAGTTCCGGATGCCCGGCCGGGCTATGCGGAGCTGGAGCTGATCGTAAGCGGCGCCTGGAGAGCACCGGACTTTCAACTTGACGGCTGGAAGTTCCAGGGAAGGAGTTCGCCGGCCGACTGGCAGGGTGACCTGCAGCGATGGCTTCGAGGGTGGCCTGGAGGGAGGCGAAGGGTGCGACGCCGCTGA
- a CDS encoding transposase: protein MAHIWRKFVDVFQSQGLAVAEEAIRRIAELYAVEKDARGLPPQDRAQLRQTLPKPLLDELEAWLAAQLARIPGCGSAGRRLDPDFVREVGLRRIAEFYRIEGEIRGRGSGQRLPARQDRTAPLAAGL from the coding sequence ATGGCGCATATCTGGCGCAAGTTTGTTGACGTCTTCCAATCTCAAGGACTGGCCGTTGCCGAAGAGGCGATCCGCCGGATTGCTGAGCTATATGCCGTAGAAAAGGACGCCCGCGGGCTACCGCCGCAGGATCGCGCTCAACTGCGCCAAACCCTACCAAAGCCTTTGCTTGATGAGCTGGAGGCCTGGCTGGCGGCGCAGCTGGCACGGATTCCGGGCTGCGGGAGTGCCGGGCGCCGGCTCGATCCTGACTTCGTCCGAGAGGTGGGGCTGCGCCGGATTGCAGAGTTCTACCGCATCGAAGGTGAGATCCGCGGCAGGGGCTCTGGCCAGCGGCTGCCGGCCCGGCAGGACCGCACCGCGCCGCTGGCCGCCGGTCTCTGA